A stretch of Pempheris klunzingeri isolate RE-2024b chromosome 19, fPemKlu1.hap1, whole genome shotgun sequence DNA encodes these proteins:
- the ythdc2 gene encoding 3'-5' RNA helicase YTHDC2 isoform X2: MLNAGTGSRPPAKSRNTPLHGSISNRLKEIHIDEAVKIAVNLSLERFRYSDQKEMEFPSSLTSSERAFIHRMAQSLGYISKSRGKGSSRFLTIRKKDGSDKPRPTMPLTLSQNSLYFIRSLLQRFPISSKERTDLQHNTKSGLSVAAEPDNSCDRNKASGRLNNGIPMVPQRRNPSELDSFRRSLHVHERQEEITQLIRENRVVLVVGETGSGKTTQIPQFLLDECSRNEEPCRIFCTQPRRLAAIAVAERVAAERGESVGQTVGYHIRLESRVSPKTLLTFCTSGVFLRTLMAGDASLTTVTHVIVDEVHERDGLTDFLLTKMRDALQKLPTLKLILSSAALDIDLFHQYFGSCPVIKLKGRQFEVKELFLEDILRLTGFNNKDMRKYKEETQRKEKKQKHLMEWCKAVENSSVVEEQRTPVPAPGVLHDNSSLDSHTFIKLSEDGTEQLEPWLLNEMDSCISNIFLSEDQDAFIQLFNLILYENVNVDYSHSETGTTALMVAAGRGFVTQMEQLLNMGADIGKKASNGWTAFDFAQHFQQTDAMDLLKSSIPLGVVKSLDESTVVQCDSAELSTDEQELLNLYHHSFDDEWVDVDLIMDLLHNICSTTSDGAVLIFLPGYDDIVTLRDRILYDDKRFSIHSESYQVFTLHSDMQTLDQKKAMKTSPPGIRKIILSTNIAETSITINDVVFVIDSGKVKEKSFDTLSHVSMLKTVWISKASALQRKGRAGRCRPGICFHLFSRLRFSNMLEFQVPQLLRMPLQELCLQTKLLAPSSAPVADFLSRAPQPPPIHAIRNAVQMLKTIDAMDHSEDLTDLGYHLADLPVEPHLGKMVLCAVVLKCLDPILTIACTLAYRDPFVLPAQGAQRGAALHCRKRFTSSTFSDHMALLRAFQAWQKACSDGWERSFCEKNFLSQATMDMIFGMRTQLLGQLRAIGFVRARGGNDIRDVNVNSENWALVKAALVAGMYPNLVHVNQDTSLLSSHREKKVHFHPTSVLSQCKEMSPAKSAQALPTDWFIYDEMSRGHRMASVRCCSIVTPITVAIFGGCAKLPSSALQEPDVQKATDIPLDDTSDSETEDLAELRIDDWLAFQSDTEAVGLVFELRQKWQNLFIKRIRYPSKPWSQQDEAIIRTLVSVLTAEEHGAGLQQPTGIGQRPRPMSSEDRHQASVKNSPQLPTNDKMPAASGQQKAHSRSEVSLPLNKLSEDPRSSSNSSCSVTSDSTCPSSEKLIFSSVRYFIMKSSNIRNIEISQQKGIWSTTPSNETKLTKAFLENNLVILIFSVQGSGHFQGYTRMTSAISQETCQDWGFMGLRGVFSVEWVHKENLPFHCTQHILNPWNNNKKVQISRDGQELEPQAGRQLLLLWDSGNQ, translated from the exons ATGTTGAATGCTGGTACAGGCTCACGACCACCAGCCAAGAGCCGGAACACACCACTGCATGGTTCCATCTCAAACAGACTCAAAGAAATTCACATTGATGAAGCAGTCAAGATAGCAGTGAACCTCTCCCTGGAGAGGTTTCGCTACAGTGACCAGAAAg AAATGGAATTTCCCTCCTCCTTGACCAGTAGTGAAAGGGCTTTCATTCATCGAATGGCACAGTCCCTGGGTTATATTTCTAAGAGCAGAGG GAAAGGATCAAGCCGCTTCCTCACTATCAGGAAGAAAGATGGTTCAGACAAACCTCGACCTACCATGCCCCTCACACTCTCCCAAAATTCCTTATATTTTATTCGTAGCCTACTTCAGAGGTTTCCCATCAGCAGTAAGGAACGCACAGACCTGCAGCACAACACCAAGAGTGGCTTGTCTGTAGCTGCAGAACCTG ACAACAGCTGTGACAGGAATAAGGCAAGTGGGCGCTTAAACAACGGTATACCCATGGTACCTCAGAGGAGGAATCCATCAGAACTGGACAGTTTTCGACGCTCCCTGCATGTGCATGAACGCCAGGAGGAGATCACTCAGCTTATTAGAGAAAACAGAGTGGTGCTGGTAGTGGGAGAGACCGGCTCTGGAAAAACTACACAG ATCCCACAGTTCCTGCTGGATGAGTGTAGCAGAAATGAAGAGCCCTGCAGGATCTTCTGCACGCAGCCCAGACGTCTGGCTGCCATCGCTGTGGCTGAGAGAGTGgcagctgagagaggagagagtgtggGCCAGACTGTTGGCTATCACATCAGACTAGAGAGCAG GGTCTCCCCCAAGACACTGCTGACCTTCTGCACCAGTGGAGTGTTCCTCAGAACTTTGATGGCTGGAGATGCCAGCCTAACAACTGTCACACATGTCATTGTG GATGAGGTGCATGAGCGTGATGGTCTGACTGACTTCCTCCTCACTAAGATGCGGGATGCGCTTCAGAAGCTCCCCACACTGAAACTGATCCTCTCTAGTGCAGCTCTGGATATCGACCTGTTCCATCAGTATTTTGGCTCCTGCCCTGTTATCAAGC ttAAAGGAAGACAGTTTGAAGTGAAGGAGCTCTTCCTGGAGGACATTCTGAGGCTGACAGGCTTTAATAACAAGGATATGAGGAAATACaaggaagagacacagagaa aggagaagaagcagaaacatcTGATGGAGTGGTGTAAGGCAGTGGAGAACAGTTCAGTTGTGGAAGAACAGAGGACCCCTGTGCCTGCCCCAGGTGTCCTCCATGACAACAGTTCTCTGGACAGCCACACCTTTATCAAGCTG AGTGAGGATGGCACAGAACAGTTGGAACCATGGCTGCTGAATGAGATGGACTCCTGCATTTCCAACATTTTCCTCAGTGAAGACCAGGATGCTTTCATTCAGCTCTTCAACCTCATCCTGTATGAAAATGTCAACG TGGACTACAGCCACAGTGAGACGGGGACCACAGCTCTGATGGTGGCAGCAGGTCGAGGGTTTGTCACGCAGATGGAGCAGCTACTCAACATGGGGGCTGACATCGGCAAGAAGGCATCAAATGGATG GACTGCCTTTGACTTTGCCCAACATTTCCAGCAGACCGATGCTATGGATCTACTCAAGTCATCCAT TCCTTTGGGAGTGGTGAAAAGCCTGGATGAGTCCACTGTGGTGCAGTGTGACAGTGCCGAGCTGAGCACTGATGAGCAGGAGCTGCTCAACTTGTACCACCACAGCTTTGATGATGAGTGGGTAGACGTGGACCTCATCATGGATCTTCTGCACAACATCTGCTCCACCACCAGTGACG GTGCTGTCCTGATTTTTCTTCCTGGATATGATGACATAGTGACACTCAGGGACCGCATCTTGTATGACGATAAGAGATTCTCCATCCACTCTGAGAG TTACCAGGTGTTCACTCTGCATTCAGACATGCAGACTCTGGATCAGAAGAAAGCCATGAAGACCTCTCCCCCTGGTATCAGGAAGATA ATTCTTTCTACCAACATTGCTGAGACGAGCATTACCATCAACGACGTGGTCTTTGTCATTGATTCAGGAAAGGTCAAAGAG AAATCCTTTGATACCCTCAGTCATGTATCCATGTTAAAGACAGTCTGGATCTCGAAAGCCAGCGCTCTGCAAAGGAAGGGAAG AGCAGGCCGCTGCAGACCAGGTATTTGCTTCCATCTCTTCAGTCGACTCAGATTCAGCAATATGTTGGAATTCCAGGTTCCACAGCTGCTGCGGATGCCATTGCAG GAACTGTGTCTGCAGACCAAACTGCTGGCTCCCTCCTCCGCTCCAGTTGCTGATTTCTTGTCCAGAGCTCCACAGCCACCTCCTATACATGCCATCAGGAACGCTGTGCAGATGCTAAAG ACAATAGATGCAATGGACCATTCCGAAGACCTGACTGATCTGGGCTACCACCTGGCTGATCTACCTGTGGAGCCCCACCTGGGCAAGATGGTGCTGTGTGCTGTGGTGCTCAAGTGTCTGGATCCCATTTTAACCATTGCCTGTACACTGGCCTATCGCGATCCCTTCGTCCTTCCTGCCCAGGGCgctcagagaggagctgctctACACTGCCGCAAACGTTTCACTTCCAGCACCTTCAGCGACCACATGGCCTTGCTGAGAGCCTTCCAG GCATGGCAGAAGGCCTGCAGTGATGGCTGGGAAAGATCCTTCTGTGAGAAGAATTTTTTGTCCCAGGCCACCATGGACATGATATTTGGCATGAGGACGCAGCTGCTGGGGCAACTCCGTGCTATTG GTTTTGTGCGGGCCCGTGGAGGCAATGACATCCGGGATGTGAATGTGAACTCTGAGAACTGGGCTTTGGTGAAGGCAGCCCTGGTGGCTGGCATGTATCCAAACCTAGTCCATGTCAACCAGGATACCTCCCTGCTTTCCAGTCACAGGGAGAAGAAGGTCCACTTTCATCCCACATCTGTCCTGTCCCAGTGTAAGGAG ATGAGTCCAGCCAAATCAGCCCAGGCCCTTCCCACAGACTGGTTTATCTACGATGAGATGAGCCGAGGTCACAGGATGGCCAGTGTCCGCTGTTGCTCCATCGTGACGCCCATCACTGTGGCCATATTTGGAGGTTGTGCAAAACTACCCAGCTCTGCCCTGCAGGAACCTGATGTACAGAAAGCTACAG ACATTCCACTGGATGACACCAGCgacagtgagacagaggacCTAGCTGAGTTGAGGATTGATGATTGGCTTGCTTTCCAGTCGGACACAGAG GCTGTAGGACTGGTGTTTGAACTGAGACAGAAGTGGCAAAATTTGTTCATCAAGAGAATCCGTTATCCGTCAAAGCCCTGGTCTCAACAAGACGAGGCCATCATCCGCACCCTGGTTTCT GTGCTCACGGCAGAGGAGCACGGGGCAGGCCTGCAGCAGCCCACAGGGATTGGCCAACGACCACGACCCATGTCATCAGAGGACAGACACCAGGCCTCTGTGAAGAACAGCCCCCAACTACCCACCAATGACAA GATGCCAGCAGCCTCAGGACAGCAGAAAGCCCACAGCAGGAGTGAGGTCTCACTGCCGCTAAATAAGCTCTCTGAGGACCCTCGCTCTTCCAGTAATTCTTCctgctctgtgacctctgacagcACATGTCCCTCCTCAGAAAAG CTGATATTTTCATCGGTGCGGTACTTCATCATGAAGAGCAGCAACATCAGAAACATAGAAATTTCTCAGCAGAAAGGTATCTGGTCCACAACACCAAGCAATGAGACCAAACTCACCAAGGCCTTCCTGGAGAATAACCTCGtcatcctcatcttctctgTTCAGGGCTCTGGACACTTCCAG GGCTACACTCGCATGACATCAGCAATCAGTCAGGAGACCTGTCAGGACTGGGGCTTCATGGGACTTAGAGGGGTGTTCAGTGTAGAGTGGGTCCACAAGGAGAATCTTCCCTTCCATTGCACTCAACACATCCTCAACCCATGGAACAACAACAAGAAGGTCCAGATCAGCAGAGATGGGCAG GAGTTGGAGCCTCAAGCAGGCCGCCAGCTGCTGTTACTGTGGGACTCTGGGAATCAATAA
- the ythdc2 gene encoding 3'-5' RNA helicase YTHDC2 isoform X1: protein MLNAGTGSRPPAKSRNTPLHGSISNRLKEIHIDEAVKIAVNLSLERFRYSDQKEMEFPSSLTSSERAFIHRMAQSLGYISKSRGKGSSRFLTIRKKDGSDKPRPTMPLTLSQNSLYFIRSLLQRFPISSKERTDLQHNTKSGLSVAAEPDNSCDRNKASGRLNNGIPMVPQRRNPSELDSFRRSLHVHERQEEITQLIRENRVVLVVGETGSGKTTQIPQFLLDECSRNEEPCRIFCTQPRRLAAIAVAERVAAERGESVGQTVGYHIRLESRVSPKTLLTFCTSGVFLRTLMAGDASLTTVTHVIVDEVHERDGLTDFLLTKMRDALQKLPTLKLILSSAALDIDLFHQYFGSCPVIKLKGRQFEVKELFLEDILRLTGFNNKDMRKYKEETQRKEKKQKHLMEWCKAVENSSVVEEQRTPVPAPGVLHDNSSLDSHTFIKLSEDGTEQLEPWLLNEMDSCISNIFLSEDQDAFIQLFNLILYENVNVDYSHSETGTTALMVAAGRGFVTQMEQLLNMGADIGKKASNGWTAFDFAQHFQQTDAMDLLKSSIPLGVVKSLDESTVVQCDSAELSTDEQELLNLYHHSFDDEWVDVDLIMDLLHNICSTTSDGAVLIFLPGYDDIVTLRDRILYDDKRFSIHSESYQVFTLHSDMQTLDQKKAMKTSPPGIRKIILSTNIAETSITINDVVFVIDSGKVKEKSFDTLSHVSMLKTVWISKASALQRKGRAGRCRPGICFHLFSRLRFSNMLEFQVPQLLRMPLQELCLQTKLLAPSSAPVADFLSRAPQPPPIHAIRNAVQMLKTIDAMDHSEDLTDLGYHLADLPVEPHLGKMVLCAVVLKCLDPILTIACTLAYRDPFVLPAQGAQRGAALHCRKRFTSSTFSDHMALLRAFQAWQKACSDGWERSFCEKNFLSQATMDMIFGMRTQLLGQLRAIGFVRARGGNDIRDVNVNSENWALVKAALVAGMYPNLVHVNQDTSLLSSHREKKVHFHPTSVLSQCKEMSPAKSAQALPTDWFIYDEMSRGHRMASVRCCSIVTPITVAIFGGCAKLPSSALQEPDVQKATDIPLDDTSDSETEDLAELRIDDWLAFQSDTEAVGLVFELRQKWQNLFIKRIRYPSKPWSQQDEAIIRTLVSVLTAEEHGAGLQQPTGIGQRPRPMSSEDRHQASVKNSPQLPTNDKMPAASGQQKAHSRSEVSLPLNKLSEDPRSSSNSSCSVTSDSTCPSSEKVSKPVSPQLIFSSVRYFIMKSSNIRNIEISQQKGIWSTTPSNETKLTKAFLENNLVILIFSVQGSGHFQGYTRMTSAISQETCQDWGFMGLRGVFSVEWVHKENLPFHCTQHILNPWNNNKKVQISRDGQELEPQAGRQLLLLWDSGNQ, encoded by the exons ATGTTGAATGCTGGTACAGGCTCACGACCACCAGCCAAGAGCCGGAACACACCACTGCATGGTTCCATCTCAAACAGACTCAAAGAAATTCACATTGATGAAGCAGTCAAGATAGCAGTGAACCTCTCCCTGGAGAGGTTTCGCTACAGTGACCAGAAAg AAATGGAATTTCCCTCCTCCTTGACCAGTAGTGAAAGGGCTTTCATTCATCGAATGGCACAGTCCCTGGGTTATATTTCTAAGAGCAGAGG GAAAGGATCAAGCCGCTTCCTCACTATCAGGAAGAAAGATGGTTCAGACAAACCTCGACCTACCATGCCCCTCACACTCTCCCAAAATTCCTTATATTTTATTCGTAGCCTACTTCAGAGGTTTCCCATCAGCAGTAAGGAACGCACAGACCTGCAGCACAACACCAAGAGTGGCTTGTCTGTAGCTGCAGAACCTG ACAACAGCTGTGACAGGAATAAGGCAAGTGGGCGCTTAAACAACGGTATACCCATGGTACCTCAGAGGAGGAATCCATCAGAACTGGACAGTTTTCGACGCTCCCTGCATGTGCATGAACGCCAGGAGGAGATCACTCAGCTTATTAGAGAAAACAGAGTGGTGCTGGTAGTGGGAGAGACCGGCTCTGGAAAAACTACACAG ATCCCACAGTTCCTGCTGGATGAGTGTAGCAGAAATGAAGAGCCCTGCAGGATCTTCTGCACGCAGCCCAGACGTCTGGCTGCCATCGCTGTGGCTGAGAGAGTGgcagctgagagaggagagagtgtggGCCAGACTGTTGGCTATCACATCAGACTAGAGAGCAG GGTCTCCCCCAAGACACTGCTGACCTTCTGCACCAGTGGAGTGTTCCTCAGAACTTTGATGGCTGGAGATGCCAGCCTAACAACTGTCACACATGTCATTGTG GATGAGGTGCATGAGCGTGATGGTCTGACTGACTTCCTCCTCACTAAGATGCGGGATGCGCTTCAGAAGCTCCCCACACTGAAACTGATCCTCTCTAGTGCAGCTCTGGATATCGACCTGTTCCATCAGTATTTTGGCTCCTGCCCTGTTATCAAGC ttAAAGGAAGACAGTTTGAAGTGAAGGAGCTCTTCCTGGAGGACATTCTGAGGCTGACAGGCTTTAATAACAAGGATATGAGGAAATACaaggaagagacacagagaa aggagaagaagcagaaacatcTGATGGAGTGGTGTAAGGCAGTGGAGAACAGTTCAGTTGTGGAAGAACAGAGGACCCCTGTGCCTGCCCCAGGTGTCCTCCATGACAACAGTTCTCTGGACAGCCACACCTTTATCAAGCTG AGTGAGGATGGCACAGAACAGTTGGAACCATGGCTGCTGAATGAGATGGACTCCTGCATTTCCAACATTTTCCTCAGTGAAGACCAGGATGCTTTCATTCAGCTCTTCAACCTCATCCTGTATGAAAATGTCAACG TGGACTACAGCCACAGTGAGACGGGGACCACAGCTCTGATGGTGGCAGCAGGTCGAGGGTTTGTCACGCAGATGGAGCAGCTACTCAACATGGGGGCTGACATCGGCAAGAAGGCATCAAATGGATG GACTGCCTTTGACTTTGCCCAACATTTCCAGCAGACCGATGCTATGGATCTACTCAAGTCATCCAT TCCTTTGGGAGTGGTGAAAAGCCTGGATGAGTCCACTGTGGTGCAGTGTGACAGTGCCGAGCTGAGCACTGATGAGCAGGAGCTGCTCAACTTGTACCACCACAGCTTTGATGATGAGTGGGTAGACGTGGACCTCATCATGGATCTTCTGCACAACATCTGCTCCACCACCAGTGACG GTGCTGTCCTGATTTTTCTTCCTGGATATGATGACATAGTGACACTCAGGGACCGCATCTTGTATGACGATAAGAGATTCTCCATCCACTCTGAGAG TTACCAGGTGTTCACTCTGCATTCAGACATGCAGACTCTGGATCAGAAGAAAGCCATGAAGACCTCTCCCCCTGGTATCAGGAAGATA ATTCTTTCTACCAACATTGCTGAGACGAGCATTACCATCAACGACGTGGTCTTTGTCATTGATTCAGGAAAGGTCAAAGAG AAATCCTTTGATACCCTCAGTCATGTATCCATGTTAAAGACAGTCTGGATCTCGAAAGCCAGCGCTCTGCAAAGGAAGGGAAG AGCAGGCCGCTGCAGACCAGGTATTTGCTTCCATCTCTTCAGTCGACTCAGATTCAGCAATATGTTGGAATTCCAGGTTCCACAGCTGCTGCGGATGCCATTGCAG GAACTGTGTCTGCAGACCAAACTGCTGGCTCCCTCCTCCGCTCCAGTTGCTGATTTCTTGTCCAGAGCTCCACAGCCACCTCCTATACATGCCATCAGGAACGCTGTGCAGATGCTAAAG ACAATAGATGCAATGGACCATTCCGAAGACCTGACTGATCTGGGCTACCACCTGGCTGATCTACCTGTGGAGCCCCACCTGGGCAAGATGGTGCTGTGTGCTGTGGTGCTCAAGTGTCTGGATCCCATTTTAACCATTGCCTGTACACTGGCCTATCGCGATCCCTTCGTCCTTCCTGCCCAGGGCgctcagagaggagctgctctACACTGCCGCAAACGTTTCACTTCCAGCACCTTCAGCGACCACATGGCCTTGCTGAGAGCCTTCCAG GCATGGCAGAAGGCCTGCAGTGATGGCTGGGAAAGATCCTTCTGTGAGAAGAATTTTTTGTCCCAGGCCACCATGGACATGATATTTGGCATGAGGACGCAGCTGCTGGGGCAACTCCGTGCTATTG GTTTTGTGCGGGCCCGTGGAGGCAATGACATCCGGGATGTGAATGTGAACTCTGAGAACTGGGCTTTGGTGAAGGCAGCCCTGGTGGCTGGCATGTATCCAAACCTAGTCCATGTCAACCAGGATACCTCCCTGCTTTCCAGTCACAGGGAGAAGAAGGTCCACTTTCATCCCACATCTGTCCTGTCCCAGTGTAAGGAG ATGAGTCCAGCCAAATCAGCCCAGGCCCTTCCCACAGACTGGTTTATCTACGATGAGATGAGCCGAGGTCACAGGATGGCCAGTGTCCGCTGTTGCTCCATCGTGACGCCCATCACTGTGGCCATATTTGGAGGTTGTGCAAAACTACCCAGCTCTGCCCTGCAGGAACCTGATGTACAGAAAGCTACAG ACATTCCACTGGATGACACCAGCgacagtgagacagaggacCTAGCTGAGTTGAGGATTGATGATTGGCTTGCTTTCCAGTCGGACACAGAG GCTGTAGGACTGGTGTTTGAACTGAGACAGAAGTGGCAAAATTTGTTCATCAAGAGAATCCGTTATCCGTCAAAGCCCTGGTCTCAACAAGACGAGGCCATCATCCGCACCCTGGTTTCT GTGCTCACGGCAGAGGAGCACGGGGCAGGCCTGCAGCAGCCCACAGGGATTGGCCAACGACCACGACCCATGTCATCAGAGGACAGACACCAGGCCTCTGTGAAGAACAGCCCCCAACTACCCACCAATGACAA GATGCCAGCAGCCTCAGGACAGCAGAAAGCCCACAGCAGGAGTGAGGTCTCACTGCCGCTAAATAAGCTCTCTGAGGACCCTCGCTCTTCCAGTAATTCTTCctgctctgtgacctctgacagcACATGTCCCTCCTCAGAAAAG GTCTCAAAGCCAGTGTCCCCACAGCTGATATTTTCATCGGTGCGGTACTTCATCATGAAGAGCAGCAACATCAGAAACATAGAAATTTCTCAGCAGAAAGGTATCTGGTCCACAACACCAAGCAATGAGACCAAACTCACCAAGGCCTTCCTGGAGAATAACCTCGtcatcctcatcttctctgTTCAGGGCTCTGGACACTTCCAG GGCTACACTCGCATGACATCAGCAATCAGTCAGGAGACCTGTCAGGACTGGGGCTTCATGGGACTTAGAGGGGTGTTCAGTGTAGAGTGGGTCCACAAGGAGAATCTTCCCTTCCATTGCACTCAACACATCCTCAACCCATGGAACAACAACAAGAAGGTCCAGATCAGCAGAGATGGGCAG GAGTTGGAGCCTCAAGCAGGCCGCCAGCTGCTGTTACTGTGGGACTCTGGGAATCAATAA